The Lampris incognitus isolate fLamInc1 chromosome 17, fLamInc1.hap2, whole genome shotgun sequence genome contains a region encoding:
- the LOC130127201 gene encoding uncharacterized protein LOC130127201 has translation MATEDNEKGVRAAALTGTRSNHHFQEIQQYSEPVCQSKGYDGHGSPQSPSLLSYRKLSNDIGEGTLLDDVYQCLDYNSKLLVDGKKIKGITNATTLTAGGDSPCQWESHGEGEDAGKCRTGGRACCPDPCPCTASSLLHSSCCYSPTSGPSSVSSASLCSCSSQPIQCHIRRSSLPVSMLAYHKVLPARSSCPGSPSSEPRSVVSSPCSSLIPSHCRHHQNGQKASHQHRHCLKDGYSSLERLNRRARVNKVSVEKLFRRRASLETMLRSSRHEEVSFSGASRSTRDCDRDEGDEEDFLDDSEFVRNRKERSTVLVRRFFKNNQKVTKSVCTGTRAIVQALPSGRISEEAWMGVVHCRTWQTSLKKIQPILMLGTESQGGCLRVCRGMLFSVGLRLLQVPQDSQAALAGFTHNDTPKF, from the exons ATGGCTACAGAGGACAATGAGAAAGGGGTGAGAGCGGCAGCGCTGACTGGGACCAGGTCCAACCACCACTTCCAGGAGATACAGCAATACTCTGAGCCGGTTTGCCAGTCAAAAGGATATGACGGCCATGGAAGCCCTCAGAGTCCTTCCCTGCTGTCATACCGAAAGCTGTCTAATGACATCGGAGAAGGGACGCTTTTAGATGATGTATACCAATGCTTGGATTACAACTCAAAACTTCTGGTAGACGGGAAGAAAATTAAAGGAATTACTAATGCGACCACTCTGACAGCTGGGGGAGATTCGCCGTGCCAATGGGAATCCCATGGTGAGGGTGAGGATGCGGGCAAATGCAGGACTGGCGGCAGGGCCTGCTGCCCCGATCCCTGCCCCTGCACTGCCTCCAGCCTTCTTCACTCCAGCTGTTGCTACAGCCCTACGTCCGGCCCAAGCTCTGTCTCTAGCGCCAGCCTCTGCTCCTGCTCCTCTCAGCCCATCCAATGCCACATCCGCCGCAGCAGCCTGCCTGTGTCCATGCTGGCTTACCACAAG GTGTTGCCGGCTCGCTCATCCTGCCCTGGCAGTCCGTCTAGTGAACCACGCTCTGTAGTATCATCTCCCTGTAGTTCCCTCATTCCCAGCCACTGCCGGCATCACCAAAATGGGCAAAAGGCCAGCCATCAGCACAGGCACTGCCTTAAAGATGGCTACTCCAGTTTAGAAAGGCTCAACAGAAGGGCCCGGGTAAACAAGGTGTCTGTAGAGAAACTTTTCCGGCGGCGGGCATCTCTAGAAACAATGTTGAGGAGCAGCAGGCATGAAGAGGTGTCATTCTCAGGGGCATCGAGGAGCACCAGAGACTGCGACAGAGATGAGGGAGATGAGGAGGATTTTTTGGACGACAGTGAATTCGTGCGGAACCGTAAAGAGCGCTCCACGGTCCTGGTGAGGCGGTTCTTCAAGAATAACCAGAAG GTGACCAAGTCGGTGTGCACTGGGACCAGAGCCATAGTCCAGGCACTGCCTTCAGGAAGGATTTCAGAGGAGGCCTGGATGGGGGTTGTTCATTGTAGGACATGGCAAACCAGCCTGAAAAAGATTCAGCCAATCCTGATGCTCGGTACAGAGAGCCAAGGTGGTTGTCTGAGGGTCTGCAGAGGGATGCTGTTCTCCGTAGGGCTCAGGCTACTGCAG